One genomic region from Scomber scombrus chromosome 19, fScoSco1.1, whole genome shotgun sequence encodes:
- the ngb gene encoding neuroglobin, whose protein sequence is MEKLSGKDKELIRGSWESLGKNKVPHGVIMFSRLFELDPALLSLFHYSTNCGSTQDCLSSPEFLEHVTKVMLVIDAAVSHLDDLHSLEDFLLNLGRKHQAVGVNTQSFAVVGESLLYMLQCSLGQAYTAPLRQAWLNMYSIVVAAMSRGWAKNGEDKAD, encoded by the exons ATGGAGAAGCTGTCAGGGAAAGACAAGGAGCTGATACGAGGCAGCTGGGAGAGCCTGGGCAAGAACAAAGTTCCTCACGGTGTGATCATGTTTTCCAG ACTGTTTGAGCTGGACCCTGCGCTCCTCAGTCTTTTCCACTACAGTACAAACTGTGGCTCCACACAAGACTGCCTCTCCAGCCCCGAGTTCCTGGAACATGTCACTAAG GTGATGCTTGTAATCGATGCAGCAGTCAGCCACCTGGACGACCTTCACTCCTTAGAGGATTTTCTGCTCAACCTTGGGAGGAAGCATCAGGCAGTGGGagtcaacacacaatcatttgcT GTGGTGGGTGAGTCCCTTCTCTACATGCTGCAGTGCAGTCTGGGCCAGGCCTACACGGCGCCTCTGCGTCAAGCCTGGCTCAACATGTACAGCATTGTGGTGGCAGCCATGAGCCGAGGGTGGGCCAAGAACGGCGAGGACAAGGCTGACTGA
- the fam161b gene encoding protein FAM161B: MASFNITDQRNMSTLETFLEDGLRSELMLQQQLSSLREALKQQLQETEKRQREELERRIHHNTLLSKDVSSDNNEPIHQTKPTRAPQCERAALFKSSQQRKEAEAEAECQKKFCALPVPDHVSLSLYQEMVELREKERKQGHEQRKHFLLSVQKPFSFQEREKEKREKLIAMVNEISQSQDQKHKTASAGKSPHKGVKHTDQELSSKVHVQSQTTLHENPTATGRPRLRTAERSKKEKLGFLDEKPSFQPKIIHQVPDFSRLHKALQTEVLRKTQIKDMTKCQPFHLRTSALPTRQSRLSLESSKVPNISNLRRSKSFGALTSLSTDTLPTYITDAARKRCMAIRKSMEMRDTKNQESSDWLRKYQQRSEAMRKTVALHAKLLDPHNSLKEVYNEKLLHHRESDQKRMKEYMKELWDMKARVSERPYLFEQVKQRNAKANAEKTYRNKLKKAGIQEKFVEENGEADEGASTSSRSEDDTYVNDHSRENDIHSGYAEEENVDDGEKIEDVEEKSVKSKGEEMP, from the exons ATGGCGTCAT TTAATATCACAGATCAGAGGAATATGTCGACGCTAGAGACCTTTCTGGAGGACGGGCTCAGATCAGAGCTGAtgctccagcagcagctcagttcCTTGCGTGAGGCCCTCAAACAGCAACTGcaggagacagagaagagacagagagaggaactgGAGAGGAGGATTCATCACAATACTCTCCTTTCAAAAGATGTGTCGAGTGATAACAATGAACCCATCCATCAGACCAA GCCAACCAGAGCTCCACAGTGTGAACGTGCAGCTTTATTTAAATCATCACAGCAGAGGAAAGAGGCTGAAGCTGAGGCAGAGTGCCAGAAGAAGTTCTGTGCTCTTCCCGTCCCCGACCATGTCAGTCTGTCCCTCTATCAGGAGATGGTGgagctgagagaaaaagagaggaagcaAGGCCATGAGCAGAGGAAACACTTCCTGCTCTCTGTACAGAAACCTTTCAGCttccaggagagagagaaggagaagagggaaaaGCTGATAGCGATGGTTAACGAAATCTCACAGTCACAAGATCAAAAACACAAGACTGCCTCTGCTGGGAAATCTCCTCACAAAGGAGTGAAACACACAG ACCAGGAACTTAGCAGCAAAGTCCACGTTCAGAGTCAGACCACACTACACGAGAATCCCACTGCCACCGGGAGGCCGAGACTTCGCACCGCTGAGCGCTCCAAAAAGGAAAAGCTGGGATTCTTGGACGAGAAGCCAAGCTTCCAGCCCAAAATCATCCATCAGGTCCCTGACTTCAGCCGGCTGCACAAAGCCTTGCAGACAGAGGtgctgagaaaaacacagattaaaGACATGACCAAGTGTCAGCCCTTCCACCTGAGAACATCGGCACTTCCTACAAGGCAAAGTAGGCTGAGCCTCGAAAGCTCAAAG GTGCCAAATATAAGTAATCTTAGGAGAAGCAAGTCATTTGGGGCTTTAACATCACTTTCCACCGACACACTCCCGACATACATCACAGACGCTGCAAGAAAGCGCTGCATGGCCATCAG AAAGTCAATGGAGATGAGGGACACTAAGAATCAAGAGAGCTCAGACTGGTTGAGAAAGTACCAACAGAGGTCTGAAGCCATGAGGAAGACAGTTGCCCTCCATGCAAAACTGCTGGACCCACACAACAGCTTGAAAGAAGTTTATAATGAAAAACTGCTACACCATCG GGAGTCTGACCAAAAAAGGATGAAAGAGTACATGAAAGAGTTATGGGACATGAAGGCACGAGTCAGTGAACGCCCCTATTTGTTCGAACAGGTGAAACAG AGAAATGCAAAGGCTAATGCAGAGAAGACGTACAGGAACAAGCTAAAGAAAGCCGGGATACAAGAGAAATTCGTTGAAGAAAATGGAGAAGCAGATGAAGGAGCCTCAACCTCATCCAGATCTGAAGATGATACATATGTGAATGACCacagcagagaaaatgacaTCCATAGCGGCTATGCAGA GGAAGAAAATGTAGACGACGGGGAGAAAATTGAAGATGTGGAAGAGAAGAGCGTGAAGTCCAAAGGGGAAGAAATGCCATGA